A single Ziziphus jujuba cultivar Dongzao chromosome 11, ASM3175591v1 DNA region contains:
- the LOC107432617 gene encoding uncharacterized protein LOC107432617 isoform X1, whose product MEGHLLYPKIELHDLLPNFCSLSQVSQDLKKHTANSSLNKTVDFVQNEQRQLEKQENDAIQTRKGDNVPQHVNDDVSQKKNDLFYYDTSLSEETGVWVPVTAPSMLEREHQERNGGFNVNAEHFPDGDMGCNQFLGENKELTMWDVVNEMLVAARGKVSAITSGDVHRSMIPWISNQLLEQAWKDMAHTLAVANFGNIKEILEAEPPKWLADSAASACMLCNVRFHPIMCSRHHCRFCGGIFCNECSKGRCLLPTKFRTANPQRVCDVCCVRLESAQTHLMDEVSCAAQLPTKDLTDLSTLRSWLNFPWGQSMEYEIYKATNTIQSYNKVGSLKPENSIPDAILKQAKGLAILTIAKVGVMVTYKVGIGLVVARREDGSWSPPSAISSFGVGWGAQAGGELTDFIIVLRTKGAVKTFSGDVHFSVGAGLSAAAGIIGRAAEADVHAGVGGCAACYTYSCSKGAFIGCSLEGSLLSTRSQENSRFYGSQSINAYDILLGSLPRPPAAAILYHALSNLFGKFER is encoded by the exons GTTTCTCAGGACCTGAAGAAACACACAGCGAACAGTAGTTTGAATAAAACAGTTGATTTTGTGCAAAATGAACAGAGACAGctggaaaaacaagaaaatgatgCAATTCAAACCAGAAAGGGGGATAATGTTCCTCAACATGTTAATGATGATGTATCTCAGAAAAAGAATGATCTTTTCTATTATGATACATCTCTTTCTGAAGAAACCGGAGTCTGGGTACCTGTCACTGCTCCTTCCATGTTGGAAAGGGAGCATCAAGAGCGGAATGGGGGTTTCAACGTGAACGCTGAACACTTCCCTGATGGAGACATGGGATGTAATCAGTTTCTTGGAGAGAATAAGGAGCTCACCATGTGGGATGTGGTCAATGAGATGTTAGTAGCAGCTCGTGGAAAAGTAAGTGCTATTACTTCTGGTGATGTTCATAGATCTATGATTCCTTGGATATCAAACCAGCTTCTAGAGCAAGCTTGGAAAGATATGGCTCATACACTTGCAGTGGCAAATTTTGGGAACATCAAGGAAATTCTTGAGGCAGAGCCACCAAAGTGGTTGGCAGATAGTGCTGCTTCAGCTTGCATGCTGTGTAATGTCCGCTTTCATCCTATTATGTGCTCTAGGCATCACTGCCGCTTTTGTGGAGGAATTTTTTGTAATGAATGCTCTAAGGGAAGGTGTTTGTTGCCTACAAAGTTCCGCACTGCAAATCCGCAGCGTGTCTGTGATGTATGTTGTGTGCGTCTTGAGTCTGCCCAAACTCACTTAATGGATGAAGTGAGTTGTGCTGCTCAGTTGCCAACAAAGGATTTGACGGACCTTAGTACTTTGAGATCATGGCTAAATTTTCCATGGGGCCAATCCatggaatatgaaatttataagGCCACAAATACTATTCAGAGTTATAATAAG GTTGGATCTCTGAAACCTGAAAACTCGATACCAGACGCCATTTTAAAACAAGCAAAAGGCCTTGCTATTCTCACTATTGCAAAGGTTGGTGTTATGGTGACCTATAAAGTTGGGATAGGACTAGTAGTTGCTCGTAGGGAAGATGGATCATGGTCTCCACCATCAGCCATTTCTTCTTTTGGTGTTGGTTGGGGAGCTCAG GCTGGAGGCGAACTGACAGATTTCATTATTGTGCTGAGAACTAAAGGTGCTGTAAAAACATTCAGTGGAGATGTGCACTTCTCTGTTGGAGCAGGTCTGAGTGCCGCTGCAGGCATTATTGGGCGGGCTGCTGAGGCTGATGTACATGCTGGGGTTGGTGGTTGTGCTGCTTGCTATACATACAGCTGTTCTAAAG GTGCATTTATTGGGTGCTCACTAGAAGGAAGTCTACTATCGACCCGATCACAAGAAAACTCCAGGTTTTATGGTAGTCAATCCATCAATGCATATGATATTCTTCTTGGTTCATTGCCAAGGCCTCCTGCAGCTGCTATTCTTTATCATGCTCTCTCAAACCTATTTGGGAAGTTTGAGAGATAA
- the LOC107432617 gene encoding uncharacterized protein LOC107432617 isoform X2, which translates to MEGHLLYPKIELHDLLPNFCSLSQDLKKHTANSSLNKTVDFVQNEQRQLEKQENDAIQTRKGDNVPQHVNDDVSQKKNDLFYYDTSLSEETGVWVPVTAPSMLEREHQERNGGFNVNAEHFPDGDMGCNQFLGENKELTMWDVVNEMLVAARGKVSAITSGDVHRSMIPWISNQLLEQAWKDMAHTLAVANFGNIKEILEAEPPKWLADSAASACMLCNVRFHPIMCSRHHCRFCGGIFCNECSKGRCLLPTKFRTANPQRVCDVCCVRLESAQTHLMDEVSCAAQLPTKDLTDLSTLRSWLNFPWGQSMEYEIYKATNTIQSYNKVGSLKPENSIPDAILKQAKGLAILTIAKVGVMVTYKVGIGLVVARREDGSWSPPSAISSFGVGWGAQAGGELTDFIIVLRTKGAVKTFSGDVHFSVGAGLSAAAGIIGRAAEADVHAGVGGCAACYTYSCSKGAFIGCSLEGSLLSTRSQENSRFYGSQSINAYDILLGSLPRPPAAAILYHALSNLFGKFER; encoded by the exons GACCTGAAGAAACACACAGCGAACAGTAGTTTGAATAAAACAGTTGATTTTGTGCAAAATGAACAGAGACAGctggaaaaacaagaaaatgatgCAATTCAAACCAGAAAGGGGGATAATGTTCCTCAACATGTTAATGATGATGTATCTCAGAAAAAGAATGATCTTTTCTATTATGATACATCTCTTTCTGAAGAAACCGGAGTCTGGGTACCTGTCACTGCTCCTTCCATGTTGGAAAGGGAGCATCAAGAGCGGAATGGGGGTTTCAACGTGAACGCTGAACACTTCCCTGATGGAGACATGGGATGTAATCAGTTTCTTGGAGAGAATAAGGAGCTCACCATGTGGGATGTGGTCAATGAGATGTTAGTAGCAGCTCGTGGAAAAGTAAGTGCTATTACTTCTGGTGATGTTCATAGATCTATGATTCCTTGGATATCAAACCAGCTTCTAGAGCAAGCTTGGAAAGATATGGCTCATACACTTGCAGTGGCAAATTTTGGGAACATCAAGGAAATTCTTGAGGCAGAGCCACCAAAGTGGTTGGCAGATAGTGCTGCTTCAGCTTGCATGCTGTGTAATGTCCGCTTTCATCCTATTATGTGCTCTAGGCATCACTGCCGCTTTTGTGGAGGAATTTTTTGTAATGAATGCTCTAAGGGAAGGTGTTTGTTGCCTACAAAGTTCCGCACTGCAAATCCGCAGCGTGTCTGTGATGTATGTTGTGTGCGTCTTGAGTCTGCCCAAACTCACTTAATGGATGAAGTGAGTTGTGCTGCTCAGTTGCCAACAAAGGATTTGACGGACCTTAGTACTTTGAGATCATGGCTAAATTTTCCATGGGGCCAATCCatggaatatgaaatttataagGCCACAAATACTATTCAGAGTTATAATAAG GTTGGATCTCTGAAACCTGAAAACTCGATACCAGACGCCATTTTAAAACAAGCAAAAGGCCTTGCTATTCTCACTATTGCAAAGGTTGGTGTTATGGTGACCTATAAAGTTGGGATAGGACTAGTAGTTGCTCGTAGGGAAGATGGATCATGGTCTCCACCATCAGCCATTTCTTCTTTTGGTGTTGGTTGGGGAGCTCAG GCTGGAGGCGAACTGACAGATTTCATTATTGTGCTGAGAACTAAAGGTGCTGTAAAAACATTCAGTGGAGATGTGCACTTCTCTGTTGGAGCAGGTCTGAGTGCCGCTGCAGGCATTATTGGGCGGGCTGCTGAGGCTGATGTACATGCTGGGGTTGGTGGTTGTGCTGCTTGCTATACATACAGCTGTTCTAAAG GTGCATTTATTGGGTGCTCACTAGAAGGAAGTCTACTATCGACCCGATCACAAGAAAACTCCAGGTTTTATGGTAGTCAATCCATCAATGCATATGATATTCTTCTTGGTTCATTGCCAAGGCCTCCTGCAGCTGCTATTCTTTATCATGCTCTCTCAAACCTATTTGGGAAGTTTGAGAGATAA